The window tatgtaagattttcatttttcactaaaaaaagcggcttatctccataatgtaacattaccattttataaaaaaaagaaaaaaaacataaatataactatttgactatttgtccaacttcttctattaaacattgccgttttacattaaaaatgtaaaaatacattacgatttaaacatctatcttaaaatataaaatatagatattaactaaatataaagtataagaaagagaaaatactcaatatatagaaaaataaataataagtaaattttataaatatataaatatacgaattatatatacaataataagtacatgcacaatttttaaaaaatggaaagagtacattaaatattaaacatcaatcttaaaatgtaaaatatagatattaagtaaattgaaagtataaaaaaaaaaatacacaacttaaaaacaatggaaaaagtatattaagatttaaacatctatcttcaaatataaaatatagatattacgcaaatagaaagtataagaaaaggaaatacacaatttaaaaaatggaaaaagtacattagtatttaaacatctatcttaaaatgtaaatctatcttaaattataaaattattagtaaatagaaagtataagaaatagaaatacacaatataaagaaaaataaataataagtaaatatataatataagaaaatacccaatttaaaaaatggaaaattacattaagatttaaaatatatcttaaaatttaaaatatagatattacgtaaatagaaagtataacaaatggaaatatacaatttaaaaaaaagggaaaacctacattaagatttaaacatctatcttaaaatgtaaaatagagatattaagtagataaaaagtacaagaaatggaaatacatatacaggaaaataaataataattaaataatataaatatataatatatgaattatatctataataataagtaaatacacaattttaaaaaaaatggaaaaagttcattaagcattaaacatctatcttaaaatgtaaaatatatgataaaagtaaatacacaatttaaaaaaaggaaaaagtacattaagatttaaatatctattttaaaatataaaatatagatattacgtaaataaaaaatataagaaatggaaataaacattttaaaaaatggaaaaagtacattaagatttaaacatcgatcttaaaatgtacatctatcttaaaatggtagtaaattatataaaaatgaaaatacctcattaaacaaaaaaaaattaaaaatgtatagttttacatcaagaaagtccctataaaactcattattccatcaacctcacactattaaggaaaacttcaaagcactcgagcaaaaaaatggttctaccatcaactcttgccgtcccaaaaacctttaatgaccttgaaagagattttttataacaacaaactttttgttaggtggattcattgttgggaaacccgcaactttcaaaaaccaaacttattcatgggaattgaattgcttttcatagactcaaaggtattcttacaaatttaaattaatctaatccataattttattgttaatattcgtactagctctttcatgatcaaaccattacagttaataatcattcaagcgtttatcccgaaacacttccttcctcgctgaatcaggtattggttcatgttggtttagtattgtttttggtttattaaccggtttaggatggtcctattgtaaatataatttaagttggtttagcatatattatgcttaaaataacttaaattaaataatagtaatattatgcttaaaatataattttagagagttttcaaatatagtttacagaacatataggggatgaatttaatttattaaattcgtttattacttaaaactaagttttttaaaaaacatactgagttataaatatgagtacaacatgaagacaaaaatataaatatttgattttcaagataagaaattcagcttttattcagttactcaatatataatatcttaaatttttttttaaatatacataatttatatatatagattaatctttcaaacttaaactaatatattatatatgaataatgtttttaaataaaaataatttctgatttaaaaaaataaaaacaacaaatggttattttcaaataatggatgtaatttacattatactatcatttaacaagtattagatactttttgatatatcattattttctatttccggacaacaataaattgttaaacatcaatatcatctaggttaagtatacgaacaacacaaattcaaacatcacaaaaaatatttacataaacattataatacaataatttaatcaaaaaatacaattaaaaaacaatattcaaaagaatagttatatacttaatatttgaaaatcaaagatattttgctaaaattttacttacctggccaaggagatcgtccatctttttacggatcgatagattgttgagcatgtggtcgaaccgaaaatactctgcagtttaattaaatatctaaaacatttattcaaatactcaacagatagttttgctaaatatgataactagatagccaacaaaattacaaaaaatatttaaacagtaaaaaatatgttactttaacgtgttaaaatttaaaaataaattttaattatgacatgcatcttaacatttatataaatatatatcataaactaaatataataatttaacaacttaaattaaaaaaaaataaaaatcctgggcgtagcccgggttaatccctagtagaTATAGATAATCGGCTTATCGgcaaaaaagttattaaaaagaaataaatcagATAATGTTGTTAATGAAGATTATTccccaaaaacaaaaacaaaaacaagcaGGACAAGTTAAAATCAGAACATGCGTATTTTAGCCGTCCGTCATTTCCATTGATCTCTCTCGTTCTTCTCTGCTCATCACTATCACCACGGTCCTCTTCTCTGCCTCGTTTGATCCGGTACGCATTTTCGTCGTGATCTTGCCGATCCCTTGGTTTCTCCGATTTAGATGAAACCAAATTTATCTGATTTTGAACCTCTGAGCTTTCCAATTGTAGATTCGATTTCGATGGCTGCTCCACCTGCTAGGGGTAGAGCCGATTACGATTACCTCATAAAGCTTCTCCTGATCGGTGATAGCGGTACGAACTTTGAATCCCATGCTCGATCCCTCATCGTTACGAGAGTGTTTTTGATCTCTGTAGCTTAGGGATTTGATTATTGGTGGCAGGTGTGGGCAAAAGTTGTTTGCTGTTAAGGTTCTCTGATGGCTCATTCACCACTAGCTTCATCACCACCATTGGGTTTGTATTTTATCTTTAAGAATCTATTAGAGACTATGGTGATGCATGATGTTTCACACTGACTCTCTTTGGTGTTTGTGTGTTGGCTTATAATGATGCAGCATTGATTTTAAGATTAGAACTATTGAGCTTGATACTAAACGCATCAAGCTCCAGATTTGGGATACTGCTGGTCAAGAACGTTTTCGAACCATCACCACTGGTTAGTCAGTGGAAATTGGATTAGAGAGGATTAAGAGTCACTAGCAGTCTACTTAATGCTATGGATGATGCTTTGAggatatttagttttttttttttttgaaaactgatAAGTAACATTGCAGCTTATTACCGAGGGGCAATGGGCATTTTGCTGGTCTATGATGTCACAGACGAGTCATCCTTTAACAGTAACTTTTGCTTCTGTCTAAGCATTgacatcttttattttatttacatttttgctCTGTTCTGGACCTGTTTTCTTGACCTTGTTGCAGATATTAGGAACTGGATTCGTAATATTGAACAGCACGCTTCGGATAATGTTAATAAAATCTTGGTAGGGAACAAAGCCGATATGGATGAGAGCAAGAGGGTATACAGTACAAGCGAGTTTCATTTTATTGACTGATTCACAACTGCCTCATTCACGATTAACCATATTGATAGCGTTTACAATTTTTCAAATCTTCAGGCTGTTCCAACATCAAAGGGTCAAGCACTTGCTGATGAATATGGAATCAAGTTCTTTGAAACAGTAAGCCAAACTTTGTCTCATGAGAACAACTTAGACAGCATTGGTCGTATTTGTTTGCTTAAAATATAGCTGATAGGCCATTTCACATGTCAGAGTGCCAAAACAAATCTAAATGTGGAAGAGGTTTTCTTCTCGATAGCAAAGGACATTAAGCAGAGACTCACAGATACTGACTCGAGAGCAGAGGTGATTAATTGCTTGTTACATTCTCCTTCTGTAACTCTTTcacttcacttttttttttgtacaaagTGCCCTTTTGAAAgactctttttttgttttttttcacaaCTCCATCATTCATTGCAGCCTGCGACGATTAGGATAAGCCAAACAGACCAGGCTGCTGGAGCCGGACAAGCCACGCAGAAGTCTGCATGCTGTGGAACTTAAAAGTTACTCAAGTTGAAGTGAAGTGCAAAGAAACCAGATTTGTGCCAAATCATTTGTCTTGTCTTTGGtgcttttgtattttttttttctcttttgatgattgttctaaATTTGCCATTTTTAGTTTAGATTCGATGGCCCTATAGCTGATTCAGTGGCTTTTGATTGTTAACACTTTTGCTCACAACTCAAAATCTCTTGCACTCTCTGTTAATAAAGCTTTTCCCTTTGCAGCACATAATAAAAGATCTCTTTGTACCATTTTTTAAATCTCACGCCTAACTTGTTAATTGAAGAGCAAGTGCGAGTTCTATGATGATCTTCCCCAGTTCGAAAAATCAAACCTTCAAAACGAGTTCATAGCATAATCTGTTTTCTTATTTAAGAAACTGAAAGCTAATTGACTTCGGAATAGCTGAAAATTGGAGAAATTAGAAGACTTAGTTAACTTAATTGTTAGTCGGAAACTCGATCGCCGGTGAGAGAGCGTAATTTCGCCGGCGAAGAAGGTTTATTCATGATATGGTGGGCGAGAAGCATCTGAAttttgcttctgttttttttttttgaaagcaaAAATCGCATGATCTGGTGTTGCGGTTACCATGAGACTTATCATACGCGTGCGTAACATCTAATCTTGACCGTTCATCTCTAGATGACTTGTCGGCCCGAATATCTCATTCAGTCATTTGTACTTTGCTATTTGATGTCAGAAATAGATTTATCCCTCACATTCAAATCACCGCCAAGGGTTCAAGTGACCACTCTATGTAGCTTTttactgttttgtttttttagcgAATGAGCAGAACCCAAATCAACTTGCTAGGGAAGAACATTCTAGATAGTTGTATGAAGTAGCGCTTCAAACTTTTTATTCACAAATTTCATTTCAAGTTAAAAGCTCGGTTAAACAACTTGTCCCTCAatttaagttttgatttttaaacaAAAGTGGGTAATATGTGATGTtttgattattaaaaaaatgaaagataTGATAATCTCCAATTCTAAGTAAATATATTCACTAGGAAAGAAAAGATTACACCCTATGAAAGTTTCCTAAATCTGCAGATATACAAATCTAAACTATTAAGGAAAAATTCAAAGAATGAAGGAAACTAATTATTATATccattaaaagaaaaaacaaatcaacaaaCAGTTCTTCCAAGCTCCAACTTGAGATTCAAATTCTCAACCATCCCCAAACTCAGATCCAAACACGCCACCCTCTTCCCACTGCTCGACTTCTTCAACGTCGTCATCGTCGGCTCCGGCAATAACGCCCGTGTAACCAACGCTGCTCCGCCGCCAATCTCGTTCCTGTGTCTCCTCATGTGACCTCCTAGAGCTTGTCCCATCGGAAACTCCACTCCGCATATCGGACAAGGGTGCGACGAAGGAGCTTTGGCTTTCTTCACCAATCCAGAGAGACTCTCATTGTTGTTAGGTTTCTTGTGACTCGCACGGTGACCTCCCAACGCTTGAAACGAATGAAACTCTTTCAAACACGTTTTACATGTGAAAACGCGTTTTTGATCCCCACCTTTTTGTCCGACTCTTGATAAAAGCATCAGACAGTTCGCCGCCTTAGCCTCCACCGTCGGGTTAATCTCAGAGATTGCAaccatttttgtttttcttttcagatGTTAAAACGAAACGATTAAAGGTTTGTGTATGTGTTTGGTGTGATTGTTATTGTTGTGAGTTGTTGTTGTGTTTGTGTCTGTTTGTTTGGGATGTATTTATAGATATGGAGTTGTGTGGACTGAAGACGTGTGGGAAGATGACGGATATACCCTTGTGACTTGGTGGATAAGGAAGTGGCTGGGAAGGAGTGTGGTGTTATCGTAATTACGTGGAAAATGAAGGGGTAGAGAACGAAGATGCGAGTTATGTGGTCACGACTTGCGACACCGCGTAGCTTTGGAGACTTTCGTGTGGATGAGAATCTTCCTCGTGCTTTCTCGAAcccttagatattttttttgaaaacattaatACTCTGAGTTTGATTTATTGTCTTCTAGTTACTACTTACTACACCCTGCGCGTGATTTTCTCAGCCGTCTCTAGATACTATATTTTATAATCAGCCTCCTGGATATTTTTGATTCATACAAATGTACTTTTAAAATCATGGTTTGGATTCCTAACTTATTTTATTAGCTTATActaaataaaactgaaaacagaaaacagtattattggtttcttttttttgtacaaatttttttgcttatagcaatttttatttacttatttaaattataatttatccAGAAGTATGATATATACTGGAATAGCTAGCAAAGAGTGTTTGTATCTCTTGAGGAAGAAAAATAACAATTTGTTATAGAATGTTCTATAAAAACTGATGTCAGCAATGACCATTTTACAGTTGAATCCCAGCGAAGGCATGACAAAACAAGATGCGTGAAACGTAGGCGCCGTGTGGAGTAAGTGAGAGTAAATTAAGGAGGCGATATGTACGGAGACTTGGTGTAAACGTGGGAAGCAAGAAGAGgagataattttaaaaaaggGGAGAGTGACGTGGATCTTCTTCTAGTACATGTTTCACGCGGTCTAAACTTGGTTAAGTAGTTGCTTATATGCCTTAACATTCTTGTTTTCACATTCCCCTCTCGAAGCTTCTCCATTTATTGAATAATCAGTTAGATGATTCGGGTCAAGTACAAAAAGTCTATTCAAAAACAGTTTATATGATTGGACAAGTATATGGTTGTTGGGTGATAGGATAACCAACCAACCAACGTATAAACGGATAAACATCACATAGATGCCCGACTTGTTTAGTTTGACCCTAGCTCTATCAATTTCCGCTGTGCTTTGTACGCCAAAGAAAGAAATAGTATGCACTCATCATACTTCTAGAGTGTATAAGGGCAAGATTAACGGCGTCCCAATGGGATGTCCTTAGCATAAATGAcattta of the Brassica rapa cultivar Chiifu-401-42 chromosome A03, CAAS_Brap_v3.01, whole genome shotgun sequence genome contains:
- the LOC103856601 gene encoding ras-related protein RABE1c isoform X1, which gives rise to MAAPPARGRADYDYLIKLLLIGDSGVGKSCLLLRFSDGSFTTSFITTIGIDFKIRTIELDTKRIKLQIWDTAGQERFRTITTAYYRGAMGILLVYDVTDESSFNSNFCFCLSIDIFYFIYIFALFWTCFLDLVADIRNWIRNIEQHASDNVNKILVGNKADMDESKRAVPTSKGQALADEYGIKFFETSAKTNLNVEEVFFSIAKDIKQRLTDTDSRAEPATIRISQTDQAAGAGQATQKSACCGT
- the LOC103856601 gene encoding ras-related protein RABE1c isoform X2; translation: MAAPPARGRADYDYLIKLLLIGDSGVGKSCLLLRFSDGSFTTSFITTIGIDFKIRTIELDTKRIKLQIWDTAGQERFRTITTAYYRGAMGILLVYDVTDESSFNNIRNWIRNIEQHASDNVNKILVGNKADMDESKRAVPTSKGQALADEYGIKFFETSAKTNLNVEEVFFSIAKDIKQRLTDTDSRAEPATIRISQTDQAAGAGQATQKSACCGT
- the LOC103856603 gene encoding zinc finger protein ZAT12, with amino-acid sequence MVAISEINPTVEAKAANCLMLLSRVGQKGGDQKRVFTCKTCLKEFHSFQALGGHRASHKKPNNNESLSGLVKKAKAPSSHPCPICGVEFPMGQALGGHMRRHRNEIGGGAALVTRALLPEPTMTTLKKSSSGKRVACLDLSLGMVENLNLKLELGRTVC